A stretch of Telopea speciosissima isolate NSW1024214 ecotype Mountain lineage chromosome 11, Tspe_v1, whole genome shotgun sequence DNA encodes these proteins:
- the LOC122645546 gene encoding tubby-like protein 8: MTGSKKSSVPRQASYNSLYVNPLNELKHNRSSSEGDHSIGSTFGLRLCRNSSVIISDNKENVTPNLKQGLLDCNNKENALSSCSSSLNKEVENPDGNSPSSVGIKNRVLKPSSLQLCMQLNEPDSTFRSKLLDPIESDNSSRMNVWDHSDSEAAPASSWSTLPNRSLLCRPLPLDVGRCTCVIVKEASPEGLDGGFLYSLYTNEGHGRRDRKLAVARHRRRNGRSEFVIAQNTKGISCSSDESFLGNVTANLMGSKYQIWGQGSRLDSLKKQPKLLLAIVSFMPTITTWTGSYRSMRAWVPKLQSMQLKNTTQVQHINGLPKDWEGKINKVHQLFSRVPHYNNISRRYELDFRERGRAGVRIQSSVKNFQLTMEENGRQSILQLARVDKSKYIMDYRYPLTGYQAFCICLASMDSKLCCTV, encoded by the exons ATGACTGGTTCGAAGAAATCCTCAGTTCCACGCCAAGCTTCTTACAATTCCCTTTACGTCAATCCCCTCAATGAGCTCAAACACAACCGAAGCAGCAGTGAAGGAGACCACAGCATTGGCAGCACTTTCGGCCTTCGTTTGTGCAGGAATTCCTCTGTCATCATCTCTGATAACAAGGAAAATGTCACTCCCAACCTCAAACAAGGTCTTCTAGACTGCAACAACAAAGAAAATGCATTATCCAGTTGCAGTTCTTCTTTAAACAAGGAGGTAGAGAACCCAGATGGgaattctccttcttctgtgggCATCAAAAACAGGGTCTTGAAGCCATCTTCTCTTCAGCTGTGTATGCAGTTGAATGAACCAGATTCTACTTTTCGTTCTAAGCTTTTGGATCCAATTGAGTCTGATAATTCGAGTAGGATGAATGTGTGGGATCATTCGGATTCGGAAGCTGCACCTGCATCTTCTTGGTCAACTCTACCTAATAG ATCATTGTTGTGTAGGCCTTTGCCTTTGGATGTAGGGAGGTGTACTTGTGTTATAGTGAAGGAAGCATCACCAGAAGGACTGGATGGTGGATTTCTATATTCACTTTACACCAAT GAGGGTCACGGTCGACGGGATCGAAAACTTGCAGTGGCACGTCATAGGCGGCGGAATGGGCGGTCTGAATTCGTCATAGCTCAGAATACAAAGGGGATATCTTGTAGCTCAGATGAGAGCTTCCTGGGAAATGTAACAGCTAACCTTATGGGATCAAAGTACCAAATCTGGGGCCAG GGGAGCAGGCTTGATTCCTTAAAGAAACAGCCCAAGCTACTTCTTGCCATTGTATC ATTCATGCCTACAATAACCACTTGGACTGGAAGTTACAGAAGCATGAGGGCATGGGTACCAAAGCTTCAATCTATGCAATTAAAGAATACAACTCAG GTTCAACATATTAATGGACTTCCCAAGGACTGGGAGGGTAAGATAAACAAAGTTCATCAACTGTTCTCGAGGGTTCCACACTACAATAAT ATTTCAAGGCGATATGAATTAGACTtcagagagaggggaagagcAGGAGTCAGAATTCAAAGCTCAGTGAAAAACTTCCAGCTGACAATGGAG GAAAATGGAAGGCAGTCGATCCTGCAGCTAGCAAGGGTAGACAAGTCGAAGTATATCATGGATTACAG ATATCCATTGACTGGTTATCAAGCTTTTTGTATATGTTTGGCATCCATGGACTCAAAACTTTGTTGCACGGTGTAA